From Acidianus brierleyi:
GTAGCATTTATAATTTCTCCATGGTTAAGAGAAGGAAGAATAAAGGTAAAAGTCCCTGTACCACCTCCAGTTGGTCATTATGACTTATCTAAAACATAAAGGTGAAGTTATTTGGAATTAAAAACAGCATTACAAGAAATGTTGGAAAAAAAAGATGAGCCATCAGTATATAATTTCATTAAATGTATAGTTAACCTTTTTCCTCCATCTGATGACTTGTCTATATCTGTTATAAAGAGAGGTAACTACGAATATATTTTAGACAGAAAAGGTCTATGTTTAGTAAGTTTAGCTCAAGATGAGTATTTGCCATTTTTTTCTGCAGCAGAAAAAAGACTAACTACAATTCCGTACGATATCCAGGATTATATAGTTAATAACTGGAAGATGATTTTAAAGGAACTGGAAAAAATTCTAGATCAATACTCAAAAAGAGAATCTACATATGAGAAAAAATTGGAAGAGGTAAAAAGTCTTGTTAATAACTGATACTCGTGTTGAGACTGTAAATCTTGTTCATTATGAGCAGTGTAATTTCATGGGCAGATTACACGGAGGAGATATGCTAAGAATGCTAATTGACACTGGTATGTTATCCTCAATAAAGGCCGCTAAAGGTACTTCAGTTTTAGCATCACTAGATAATGTAGTCTTTAAAAAACCCATATATCTTGGAGATATAATAAAAATTAGCGCTCAAGTTGACTATATAGGTAATTCTTCTATGGAAGTTGAAATGGCCGCAAGCAGAGGTGAAGAAATACTGGTAACATCTACTGCAGCTTACGTTAAGATAGATCAAAATTTTAGACCTATTGCAGTAGGAGACAAAATAATTCCTTCAAACGAACAAGAATTGAAAATCTTTAAGAATGGAGAACAAAGGAGAAAAGATAGATTATCGAAAATAAAAAAGGACGTTGCTCAGATAGATCTTTCATCGAAATTAAGTAATAGAATTAGTAATATTTTTTACGTGAGTCCAGATATGACATACGATGGCAAAGTTATTTCTGCTGGTAGATTACTTAAATTAATGGATGATCTAGGTGGGATATTAGGTCTACGGTTAATTAATTATAAAGGCTATACGTCTTCTGCAGATACTGTAGTTACTGTTTCTGTTTCCAATATGAGTTTTTATTCTCCCATAAAATTGGGCGATATAGTTCAAATAAATGCTGGGCTTACTTATGTTGGTAAAACTTCAATGGAAGTCTTAATAACTGTAATGAAAAAAAGTCCTTCTACTGATTTTGAAGTAGTTACTACAGCATTTTTTAATTACGTTAGAGTTGGAAGTGACGGAAAGCCAAAAGAATTTCCTCAATATATTCCTCAAAACGAATACGAGAAAAAATTTTGGGATGATGCATTAAACCGAAGACGCAAGAATTTTTCTTAAATAATTTGCGAATAAAAAGGCAGAAAGTATAAATGAATAGAATATTGCCATATATGCATTATCTAAATTGTTGCCTATTATACCTGCAGTAAGGCTTCCAAGAATACTCGCTATATCTTCCACTGCATTAAAAATACCTATTATAGTTCCTCTATTCTTTTTCAAGTTTCTAAACATTACAGAGAAAAATGATGCACTATAAATTGGATATATAGATCCGAACGATAAAAATAATGGAATGGATAACATACCAATTTTTAATTTTGATAGAATTAAAATGGAAATACCAATAGATATTACTGCTCTTATAAAAATTATAAGGTAAATATAATATATTTCTCTGTTTATTATAATCTTTGACGAGAAATAATAGAATATTTCATCGACTATATAGAGTAAGGCATAACTTGCAAATATAAAGTATTCTGGATTTCCCATAATGTAATTGAACGGAATATAAATTGTAAAGAAAATTTCTGCTGCAAAATTGAAGCTGAAAAATGATAATATCGCATATAGCTTATTTTTAACTTCCTTTCGTTCTTCTGTTTTATCTCTAGTAATTGAGCCTGTTACGTTCCTTATAAACAACACATTAGAAACGAACGCAATAAGGAAAACGAAGGTTATAATTTCAAAATTGGGCTTAAAGATTGCCAAAAGACTACCCGAAATATTACCTGCTAATGTGAATTGTGATAATCTAATATTAGCTTTAGGAAGCTCTTCAAAAGTGAAATTTTCTAGTAATAAAATAGAATAAAGAGGTGCATCTATTGCATATACAAATCCTAGTAATCCATAACCTATAAACCCTAGTATAATTGATCCAGAAAATAGCAAGATGCTACATGGTATTAACGAAATAGGTAGCAAGAATAAAAATTCCTTTCTCCTTTTTATTGTATCAAGGATGTTACCCCAAATATATGAACCAAAAGCATTAGCAGCATTGAATATCATTGAAACTATTCCTAGAATTAATATAGACTTCGTTTCATCATATACTTCTACTGGATATAGTAAAGAAAGTTCTGTAATACCAGAAATTACTAGAGCCTGCCCTATGAATAGCCTCATCCGAATTCAAATGATTCATTCAGTTAATCTTTAAAGTAAACAGCTCTAGATGATGATGTGAATTACATAGCCCTTGCCATAGCTTTTCTTACATATAGTTTGATAGCGTTTAGAGGTATTACAAAAATACCACCTTGGGCATCCATGTTTTTTGGTGGAGTTTTAATGGTTGTATTCAATGTAATTAGCATAAATTTTGCTCTAAAATATATCAATTTAGACGTGATTTTATTCTTAATTACAATATTTATATTTTCCTCTGCTCTAGAAGTTTCTGGTTTTCTAAAATATTTAGCTTACTACATCATTTCTAAATTCAGAACTCCAAAAAGAATAATCATGGCTATAGTAATTTTCTCTGGTTTATTATCAAATTTTGTTACTAATGATGGTATTTCGTCAAGCTGGACGCCTATTATGTTAGAAGCTAGTAAACAACTAAAAATCGATGAAAAGCCTTTTCTTTACTCCTTAGCTTTTGGTGTAACAATAGGCAGCGTAATGCTTCCTACTGGCAATCCCCAGAATTTACTAATAGCACTAGAAGGTAACTTAAAACAGCCATTTATTTTATTTTTAGAATACTTAGGTATACCAACTGTATTAAACTTAATTATTAGTGCATTTATGATATATTTTATTTTCAGAAAATATCTATATAATAAGGAAATAAAAGTATCTAATATAAAAATGGAAGACGTATATACGGCAAAAATAGCAATAATATTATTAACTATAACTATAATTCTTTTCTTTCTTTTAAGCCTTTTTAATATAGATATATTACTAGGTTCCCTTTTTACATCTTCTTTACTGCTCATTATAGTAAAATCTAGGCGTGAAATAGTCAGAAGAGTAGATTGGTCGATAATTATATTTTTCATAGGTTTGTTTTTATTTACCGGTGGTTTAATAAACGGTGGAATAATATCTTCTTTAACCAGCATATTTCCACCACCTTCTAGTATATTTATCATTATGTTGATAAGTATTTTATTAAGTCAAGTTCTTAGTAATGTGCCAATGGTAGCAATATATATACCTATAATGTATGCAAATAATGCTGTAAGTGTATTTGATTGGCTTGCATTAGCTGCAGGAAGTACCATTGCAGGTAATTTAACTCTTATAGGTGCAGCTAGCAATATAATTATTTCTGAATCTTCTGAGAGTAGAGGTGGGAAAGGATTTGAATTTTTTGAATTTATAAAATATTCAATTCCAGTTTTGATTGAAAATTTTTTAATTTTGTATTTATTTCTTAGTTTGAAAACTCCTTGATACTGCCAATAGTTGCATCTCGTTAGTACCTTCTGCTATTTCCATAATTTTTGAATCACGATATAATCTTTCTACTTTTGATCCTCTATTTAATCCGTGGCCACCAAATATATGTAACGCAGTTCTTGTAGTCTCGGCAGCAGTAATTGCTGCATAATACTTTGCCATAGACGCCTCAGTTAAAGCTTCTATTCCGTTATCTAGTAAGGAAGCTGCCTTCCATGTTAGTAGACGTGCGGCTTCTATTTTTATATAAGCATCAGCTAAATTGAATGCTATCCATTCTTGATCTATTAGTGCTTTACCAAATTGCTTT
This genomic window contains:
- a CDS encoding acyl-CoA thioesterase; translation: MLITDTRVETVNLVHYEQCNFMGRLHGGDMLRMLIDTGMLSSIKAAKGTSVLASLDNVVFKKPIYLGDIIKISAQVDYIGNSSMEVEMAASRGEEILVTSTAAYVKIDQNFRPIAVGDKIIPSNEQELKIFKNGEQRRKDRLSKIKKDVAQIDLSSKLSNRISNIFYVSPDMTYDGKVISAGRLLKLMDDLGGILGLRLINYKGYTSSADTVVTVSVSNMSFYSPIKLGDIVQINAGLTYVGKTSMEVLITVMKKSPSTDFEVVTTAFFNYVRVGSDGKPKEFPQYIPQNEYEKKFWDDALNRRRKNFS
- a CDS encoding MFS transporter; translated protein: MRLFIGQALVISGITELSLLYPVEVYDETKSILILGIVSMIFNAANAFGSYIWGNILDTIKRRKEFLFLLPISLIPCSILLFSGSIILGFIGYGLLGFVYAIDAPLYSILLLENFTFEELPKANIRLSQFTLAGNISGSLLAIFKPNFEIITFVFLIAFVSNVLFIRNVTGSITRDKTEERKEVKNKLYAILSFFSFNFAAEIFFTIYIPFNYIMGNPEYFIFASYALLYIVDEIFYYFSSKIIINREIYYIYLIIFIRAVISIGISILILSKLKIGMLSIPLFLSFGSIYPIYSASFFSVMFRNLKKNRGTIIGIFNAVEDIASILGSLTAGIIGNNLDNAYMAIFYSFILSAFLFANYLRKILASSV
- a CDS encoding SLC13 family permease, giving the protein MNYIALAIAFLTYSLIAFRGITKIPPWASMFFGGVLMVVFNVISINFALKYINLDVILFLITIFIFSSALEVSGFLKYLAYYIISKFRTPKRIIMAIVIFSGLLSNFVTNDGISSSWTPIMLEASKQLKIDEKPFLYSLAFGVTIGSVMLPTGNPQNLLIALEGNLKQPFILFLEYLGIPTVLNLIISAFMIYFIFRKYLYNKEIKVSNIKMEDVYTAKIAIILLTITIILFFLLSLFNIDILLGSLFTSSLLLIIVKSRREIVRRVDWSIIIFFIGLFLFTGGLINGGIISSLTSIFPPPSSIFIIMLISILLSQVLSNVPMVAIYIPIMYANNAVSVFDWLALAAGSTIAGNLTLIGAASNIIISESSESRGGKGFEFFEFIKYSIPVLIENFLILYLFLSLKTP